In one Rutidosis leptorrhynchoides isolate AG116_Rl617_1_P2 chromosome 8, CSIRO_AGI_Rlap_v1, whole genome shotgun sequence genomic region, the following are encoded:
- the LOC139862115 gene encoding uncharacterized protein isoform X2 has protein sequence MDGVIVATPMGTTICTYETYEKDNNLCFNKAYMHTWLRLAWKESMCTPFTYPEHITIWRYLHMSSFGLNGLIKKHLDPGDYLGATNRRIKVAVISIYCGCYG, from the exons ATGGATGGTGTCATAGTAGCAACACCTATGGGAACTACAATCTGCACATATGAAACGTATGAGAAAGATAATAACTTGTGTTTCAATAAAGCGTATATGCATACGTGGTTACGTTTGGCATGGAAG GAATCTATGTGCACGCCTTTCACATACCCAGAACATATTACCATATGGAGATATTTACATATGTCTTCATTTGGTCTAAATGGGTTGATCAAAAAGCATTTAGATCCTGGTGATTATCTTGGGGCAACTAATCGCAG GATCAAAGTTGCAGTTATATCAATTTATTGTGGCTGCTATGGTTAA
- the LOC139862115 gene encoding uncharacterized protein isoform X1 yields MDGVIVATPMGTTICTYETYEKDNNLCFNKAYMHTWLRLAWKESMCTPFTYPEHITIWRYLHMSSFGLNGLIKKHLDPGDYLGATNRRLSYLQLTLANTYSALLP; encoded by the exons ATGGATGGTGTCATAGTAGCAACACCTATGGGAACTACAATCTGCACATATGAAACGTATGAGAAAGATAATAACTTGTGTTTCAATAAAGCGTATATGCATACGTGGTTACGTTTGGCATGGAAG GAATCTATGTGCACGCCTTTCACATACCCAGAACATATTACCATATGGAGATATTTACATATGTCTTCATTTGGTCTAAATGGGTTGATCAAAAAGCATTTAGATCCTGGTGATTATCTTGGGGCAACTAATCGCAG GTTATCCTATCTTCAATTGACTCTGGCAAATACATACAGTGCACTACTACCTTAG
- the LOC139862115 gene encoding uncharacterized protein isoform X3 yields the protein MGTTICTYETYEKDNNLCFNKAYMHTWLRLAWKESMCTPFTYPEHITIWRYLHMSSFGLNGLIKKHLDPGDYLGATNRRLSYLQLTLANTYSALLP from the exons ATGGGAACTACAATCTGCACATATGAAACGTATGAGAAAGATAATAACTTGTGTTTCAATAAAGCGTATATGCATACGTGGTTACGTTTGGCATGGAAG GAATCTATGTGCACGCCTTTCACATACCCAGAACATATTACCATATGGAGATATTTACATATGTCTTCATTTGGTCTAAATGGGTTGATCAAAAAGCATTTAGATCCTGGTGATTATCTTGGGGCAACTAATCGCAG GTTATCCTATCTTCAATTGACTCTGGCAAATACATACAGTGCACTACTACCTTAG
- the LOC139864553 gene encoding PH, RCC1 and FYVE domains-containing protein 1-like — protein sequence MDWVGSFHGPYHTAIVTSSGQLFTFDDGTFGVLGHGDRKSNSKPREVESLNGLRTVKTACGVWHTAAIVEIMINNSSFSNCSSGKLFTWGDGDKCRLGHGDKETKLVLTFVSSFVDPNFCQVACGHSMTVALTTSGHVYTMGGQVYGQLVNPQADGKLPTRVEGKLSKSFVEEIACGAYHVAVLTSRTEVYLTSMWFSGLGLGVAGVPDVHFSVQLLSSVDCGVRYVPGFMLCLDLGLMVDDQSEPLQFQSLSSVCTIGSL from the exons atggattgggtcgggtccttTCATGGACCCTACCATACAGCTATAGTCACTTCTTCAGGTCAATTATTTACTTTTGATGATGGGACATTTGGTGTATTAGGACACGGAGATAGAAAAAGTAATTCAAAACCTCGTGAAGTTGAATCTTTAAATGGACTTCGAACTGTAAAAACCGCTTGTGGTGTTTGGCATACTGCTGCAATTGTTGAAATCATGATTAATAATTCAAGTTTTAGTAATTGTTCTTCGGGGAAATTATTTACATGGGGAGATGGTGATAAATGTCGACTTGGCCATGGTGATAAAGAAACTAAACTTGTTCTCACTTTCGTTTCTTCATTTGTTGACCCGAATTTTTGTCAAGTTGCATGTGGACATAGCATGACGGTTGCACTTACAACTTCGGGTCATGTGTACACAATGGGAGGTCAAGTTTATGGTCAACTCGTTAACCCTCAAGCTGATGGCAAACTCCCAACTCGTGTTGAAGGAAAATTGTCTAAAAGTTTTGTTGAGGAAATAGCTTGTGGGGCCTACCATGTTGCAGTTTTGACTTCAAGAACCGAGGTTTACTTGACGAGCATGTGGTTCTCTG gcctcgggttaggtgttgCTGGAGTGCCCGACGTTCATTTTAGTGTGCAGCTGTTAAGTAGTGTTGATTGTGGCGTTAGATACGTGCCCGGGTTTATGTTGTGTTTAGATTTAGGTTTGATGGTT GACGATCAGAGCGAGCCTTTACAATTTCAATCATTGTCGTCTGTATGTACCATCGGATCtttataa